In a genomic window of Nevskiales bacterium:
- a CDS encoding 5-(carboxyamino)imidazole ribonucleotide synthase, producing MSHPLVNGLPRPAAAGDAPRVPQLQHARTVGVLGGGQLARMLALAGVPLGLRFVFLDPAPDACAAGLGEHLCGAYDDPQVLLQFARKVDLVTYEFENVPVGSVAQLAERVPVYPGVRALAAARDRLHEKTLFNELDIPTPQFAQVDSLSDLERAVARLGLPAVLKTRSLGYDGKGQRVLRAPRDLAPAWAALGGVGLILEAFVPFDRELSLLGVRDHAGGLAFYPLAENRHRDGILHLSRCRPGDALEALARAYVRRLLEHLDYVGVLALELFQVGGRLLANEMAPRVHNSGHWTIEGAQTSQFENHLRAVLGLPLGDTAAVDHSAMVNLVGRTPEPAAVLALPGAHLHLYGKSPRPGRKLGHVTLRATQAEDLEPTLDRLLRLVEEVAA from the coding sequence ATGAGTCACCCGCTTGTCAATGGGCTGCCGCGGCCCGCGGCTGCCGGTGACGCGCCGCGCGTACCCCAGTTGCAGCACGCGCGCACGGTGGGTGTTCTCGGCGGCGGACAGCTGGCGCGCATGCTGGCGCTGGCCGGCGTACCGCTGGGTCTGCGCTTCGTGTTTCTGGATCCCGCGCCGGACGCGTGCGCGGCCGGCCTGGGCGAGCACCTCTGCGGTGCTTACGATGATCCTCAGGTACTGCTGCAGTTCGCGCGCAAGGTCGATCTGGTGACCTACGAGTTCGAAAACGTGCCGGTCGGCAGTGTTGCGCAGCTGGCCGAGCGGGTGCCGGTCTACCCGGGCGTCAGGGCACTGGCCGCTGCGCGCGACCGGCTGCACGAAAAAACCCTGTTCAACGAGCTGGACATCCCGACGCCGCAATTCGCGCAGGTGGACTCGCTGTCGGATCTGGAGCGGGCGGTTGCACGCCTGGGGCTGCCGGCGGTACTCAAGACGCGTAGTCTGGGCTACGACGGCAAGGGTCAGCGCGTACTGCGCGCGCCGCGCGATCTCGCTCCCGCCTGGGCGGCGCTCGGCGGCGTGGGCCTGATCCTCGAGGCCTTCGTGCCGTTCGACCGCGAGCTCTCGCTGCTGGGCGTGCGCGATCACGCCGGTGGGTTGGCCTTCTACCCGCTGGCGGAGAATCGCCATCGTGATGGGATTCTGCATCTGTCACGCTGTCGTCCGGGCGATGCGCTGGAGGCTCTCGCGCGCGCGTACGTGCGGCGCCTGCTCGAACATCTCGACTACGTCGGCGTGCTGGCGCTGGAACTGTTCCAGGTCGGCGGACGGCTGCTGGCCAACGAGATGGCGCCGCGCGTGCACAACAGCGGGCATTGGACCATCGAAGGCGCCCAGACCAGCCAGTTCGAGAACCACCTGCGCGCCGTCCTAGGCCTGCCGCTGGGGGATACCGCGGCGGTGGATCACAGCGCGATGGTCAACCTGGTCGGCCGCACACCGGAGCCCGCAGCGGTGCTGGCGCTGCCCGGTGCGCATCTGCATCTGTACGGCAAGTCGCCCCGGCCCGGGCGCAAACTGGGTCATGTGACCCTGCGCGCCACGCAGGCCGAGGATCTGGAGCCGACGCTGGATCGGCTGCTGCGTCTGGTCGAGGAGGTCGCCGCGTGA
- a CDS encoding TerC family protein — protein sequence MSVGTPLMWTLFTLFVLVALALDFFAMQRQGAHRVSMREAAVWSLIWVAVSFLFVGWLWWYLGGLGDDPAARSLASTKAVEFITGYLIEKALAVDNVFVFLMLFTYFAVPPEYQKRVLMLGVLGALVLRAVMILIGAWLIARFHWILYLFGVFLVFTGIKMWWAAGKEPDLEANPALKWLRSRVRIAPHYDGEKFFTRVDGVHMATPLTVVIVLIGVVDLVFAVDSIPAIFAITTDPFIVLTSNVFAILGLRAMYFLLAGVHERFHLLSYGLALVLVFIGFKMLLVDLFKIPVLWSLSVTAGILGVTILLSLYVPARGYTGSAYPFPPRRPQPRPRAGDD from the coding sequence ATGAGCGTCGGCACGCCCTTGATGTGGACACTGTTCACGCTGTTTGTCCTGGTGGCGCTGGCGCTGGATTTCTTCGCCATGCAGCGGCAGGGTGCGCACAGGGTTTCGATGCGCGAAGCCGCTGTCTGGTCGCTGATCTGGGTGGCGGTGTCCTTCCTGTTCGTCGGCTGGCTGTGGTGGTATCTGGGCGGTCTGGGCGACGATCCGGCGGCACGCAGTCTGGCCAGTACCAAGGCGGTCGAGTTCATCACCGGCTACCTGATCGAGAAGGCGCTGGCGGTGGACAACGTTTTCGTGTTCCTGATGCTGTTCACCTATTTCGCGGTACCGCCGGAATACCAGAAGCGTGTGCTGATGCTGGGCGTGCTTGGCGCGCTGGTGTTACGTGCGGTGATGATCCTGATCGGGGCATGGCTGATCGCCCGTTTCCACTGGATCCTCTACCTGTTCGGCGTATTCCTGGTGTTCACCGGCATCAAGATGTGGTGGGCCGCCGGCAAGGAGCCGGACCTGGAAGCCAACCCGGCGCTGAAATGGCTGCGCAGCCGGGTGCGTATCGCACCGCATTACGACGGCGAGAAGTTCTTCACCAGGGTCGACGGTGTGCACATGGCCACGCCGCTGACGGTCGTGATCGTGCTGATCGGCGTGGTGGATCTGGTGTTTGCCGTGGATTCGATCCCCGCGATCTTCGCCATCACCACCGATCCCTTCATCGTGCTGACTTCCAATGTGTTCGCCATCCTGGGGCTGCGCGCAATGTATTTCCTGCTGGCGGGGGTGCACGAGCGCTTCCACCTGCTCAGTTACGGCTTGGCGCTGGTCCTGGTGTTCATCGGCTTCAAGATGCTGCTGGTGGACCTGTTCAAGATCCCGGTCCTCTGGTCGCTGTCGGTCACCGCCGGCATTCTGGGCGTGACCATTTTGCTGTCCCTGTACGTACCGGCCCGTGGCTACACCGGCAGTGCCTACCCATTCCCGCCCAGGCGACCACAGCCCCGGCCTCGGGCCGGGGACGACTGA
- a CDS encoding glutathione S-transferase family protein has protein sequence MSADAAPQLELWQFRYAMYPEKARWALDYKRIPHVRRSVLPGPHVAQLLPRFRYKSTPILVSDGQVVKGSANVIDYLEQQFPEPALYPTDPAQRTRALELQTWFDDAGGHVRRAYFRDFLLAGGYAADILSTGYPALVRRIYRAAFPATQMIMKLDMMITDRGADEGLRRTQEALDIVVKNRGPSGYLVGDRFSVADLTAATVLAAVAFPPEYPVSFPQPLPAALERWLARWSGHPGVEWVREMYRRHRGHSVAAEDRNG, from the coding sequence ATGTCTGCCGATGCCGCACCGCAGCTGGAGCTGTGGCAGTTCCGCTATGCCATGTACCCGGAAAAGGCGCGCTGGGCACTGGACTACAAGCGCATCCCGCACGTCCGGCGCTCCGTCCTGCCGGGGCCGCACGTGGCCCAGCTGTTGCCGCGCTTCCGCTACAAGTCCACTCCGATCCTGGTGTCGGACGGACAGGTCGTGAAGGGCTCGGCGAACGTCATCGACTACCTCGAGCAGCAGTTCCCGGAACCCGCCCTGTACCCCACCGACCCGGCCCAGCGCACGCGTGCACTGGAGTTGCAGACCTGGTTCGATGACGCCGGCGGGCATGTGCGCCGCGCCTATTTCCGCGATTTCCTGCTGGCAGGCGGCTATGCCGCCGACATTCTCTCGACCGGCTATCCGGCACTGGTACGCCGGATATACCGCGCTGCGTTCCCCGCGACGCAGATGATCATGAAGCTGGACATGATGATCACCGACCGCGGCGCCGACGAGGGCCTGCGGCGCACCCAGGAGGCGCTGGACATCGTCGTCAAGAACCGCGGGCCGTCCGGCTACCTGGTGGGCGATCGCTTCAGCGTCGCGGACCTGACCGCCGCCACGGTGCTGGCCGCCGTGGCATTCCCGCCGGAATACCCGGTGAGTTTCCCGCAGCCGCTGCCGGCGGCGCTGGAGCGCTGGCTGGCGCGCTGGTCGGGGCATCCGGGCGTGGAGTGGGTGCGGGAGATGTATCGCCGGCACCGCGGCCATTCCGTCGCCGCCGAGGATCGCAACGGATGA
- a CDS encoding alpha/beta hydrolase-fold protein, which yields MRCAAALLALVLQLVGSQVLAARPELRELPGGAQLIYLPHEDPEHRYAPIVLLPYTGGSAQDLYRWKYRNFFRQQHRSDVVFILPPGEGDYDDYETGEDWADTVMEWEEEIGAILDEAAGALPLDRSRVVLAGHSMGGDMAWALMQRQPERYAGAVIMGSRCTWRQKGSPQKLAERAVRVAFAVGEKEREVRRRGAQLARGLLEQFGVPVRWDELPGGHVPAPGRLFSEQLDFVLGRLPVAAEVQ from the coding sequence ATGAGGTGCGCCGCAGCGCTGCTGGCGCTCGTGCTGCAGCTCGTAGGCAGCCAAGTGCTGGCCGCCCGGCCGGAGCTACGCGAGCTGCCGGGCGGCGCCCAGCTGATCTACCTGCCGCACGAGGATCCGGAACATCGTTACGCCCCCATCGTGCTACTGCCCTACACAGGCGGTTCGGCGCAGGACCTGTACCGCTGGAAATATCGGAATTTCTTCCGCCAGCAACACCGCTCCGACGTCGTTTTCATTCTGCCCCCGGGGGAGGGCGATTACGACGACTACGAAACCGGCGAGGACTGGGCCGATACCGTGATGGAGTGGGAAGAGGAAATCGGTGCCATTCTCGACGAGGCCGCAGGCGCACTGCCGCTGGATCGCAGCCGAGTGGTGCTGGCCGGCCACTCGATGGGCGGCGACATGGCTTGGGCGCTGATGCAACGCCAGCCCGAGCGCTACGCCGGTGCGGTGATCATGGGCAGCCGCTGCACCTGGCGCCAGAAGGGCAGCCCGCAGAAGCTGGCCGAACGTGCGGTGCGCGTGGCCTTTGCGGTTGGCGAGAAAGAACGCGAGGTGCGGCGCCGCGGCGCGCAACTGGCGCGCGGGTTGCTCGAGCAGTTCGGGGTGCCGGTGCGCTGGGACGAGCTGCCCGGCGGCCATGTGCCGGCGCCGGGGCGCCTGTTCTCCGAGCAGCTGGACTTCGTGCTCGGCCGCCTGCCGGTGGCCGCCGAGGTGCAGTAG